A genome region from Carya illinoinensis cultivar Pawnee chromosome 2, C.illinoinensisPawnee_v1, whole genome shotgun sequence includes the following:
- the LOC122296018 gene encoding casein kinase II subunit alpha isoform X1 has protein sequence MAIRPFHFTLSHHHRHNHHLHLHRHFLSLFWTPPLPPSSFSLFPHQPPSSPFLSLRLLASSATSLSRSKQQQRQQQNPHQQYKPPSPHPLRPLPTPSETLAQKIGKSIRRPGAPSKARVYADVNVVRPNEYWDYESLTVQWGEQDDYEVVRKVGRGKYSEVFEGVHCIDNEKCVIKILKPVKKKKIKREIKILQNLCGGPNIVRLLDIVRDQQSKTPSLIFECVNNTDFKVLYPTFSDYDIRYYIYELLKALDYCHSQGIMHRDVKPHNVMIDHEQHKLHLIDWGLAEFYHPEKEYNVRVASRYFKGPELLVDLQDYDYSLDLWSLGCMFAGMIFRKEPFFYGHDNHDQLVKIAKVLGTDELNAYLNKYRIELDPQLAALVGRHSRKPWTKFINVENQHLAVPEAVDFVDKLLRYDHQERPTAKEAMGHPFFYPIRNAESSRTRTQ, from the exons ATGGCCATAAGGCCCTTCCACTTCACCCTCTCCCACCACCACCGCCATAATCACCACCTTCATCTCCACAGGcacttcctctctctcttttggacACCACCTCTTCCTCCCTCTTCTTTCTCCCTCTtccctcatcaacctccatcaTCCCCCTTCCTCAGTCTCCGCCTCCTTGCCTCTTCAGCCACCTCGCTCTCTCGCTCAAAGCAGCAGCAGCGGCAGCAGCAAAACCCTCACCAACAGTATAAACCTCCTTCTCCCCACCCCCTCCGCCCGCTGCCCACACCCTCGGAAACCCTGGCGCAGAAAATCGGCAAATCCATCCGCCGCCCTGGCGCCCCCTCCAAGGCTAGGGTTTACGCCGATGTTAACGTAGTTCGCCCCAATGAGTACTGGGACTACGAGTCCCTCACCGTCCAATGGGG GGAGCAGGATGATTATGAGGTGGTGAGGAAGGTTGGGCGGGGAAAATACAGTGAAGTGTTTGAGGGTGTTCACTGTATCGATAACGAGAAATGTGTAATTAAAATTCTCAAACcggtaaagaagaagaag ATTAAGAGGGAGATAAAGATACTACAGAATCTTTGCGGTGGGCCTAATATTGTGAGGCTGCTTGATATTGTTAGAGACCAACAATCGAAGACCCCAAGTCTTATATTTGAATGTGTGAACAATACAGATTTTAAAGTGCTTTACCCAACATTCTCTGACTATGATATTCGGTATTACATCTATGAGCTACTGAAG GCACTGGATTACTGTCACTCACAAGGCATCATGCATCGAGATGTGAAACCCCATAATGTAATGATTGATCATGAACAGCATAAGCTTCATCTTATAGACTGGGGCCTTGCAGAGTTCTATCATCCTGAGAAAGAATATAATGTCCGTGTTGCTTCAAG ATATTTTAAAGGTCCTGAGCTCCTTGTGGATTTGCAAGACTATGATTACTCCTTAGATTTGTGGAGCCTGGGTTGTATGTTTGCTGGAATG ATATTCCGCAAGGAGCCATTTTTCTATGGGCATGATAATCATGATCAGCTGGTGAAAATAGCCAAG GTACTGGGGACAGATGAATTAAATGCTTATCTCAACAAATACCGAATAGAGTTAGATCCTCAACTTGCAGCGCTTGTTGGAAG gcatagccggAAACCCTGGACGAAGTTCATTAatgttgaaaatcaacatttggCGGTTCCTGag GCTGTTGACTTCGTAGACAAGCTGCTACGATATGATCACCAAGAGAGGCCTACTGCAAAAGAAGCAATG GGCCATCCGTTTTTTTACCCAATAAGAAATGCAGAAAGCAGCAGAACTCGTACCCAGTAG
- the LOC122296018 gene encoding casein kinase II subunit alpha-4, chloroplastic isoform X2, with protein sequence MGIKREIKILQNLCGGPNIVRLLDIVRDQQSKTPSLIFECVNNTDFKVLYPTFSDYDIRYYIYELLKALDYCHSQGIMHRDVKPHNVMIDHEQHKLHLIDWGLAEFYHPEKEYNVRVASRYFKGPELLVDLQDYDYSLDLWSLGCMFAGMIFRKEPFFYGHDNHDQLVKIAKVLGTDELNAYLNKYRIELDPQLAALVGRHSRKPWTKFINVENQHLAVPEAVDFVDKLLRYDHQERPTAKEAMGHPFFYPIRNAESSRTRTQ encoded by the exons ATGGGG ATTAAGAGGGAGATAAAGATACTACAGAATCTTTGCGGTGGGCCTAATATTGTGAGGCTGCTTGATATTGTTAGAGACCAACAATCGAAGACCCCAAGTCTTATATTTGAATGTGTGAACAATACAGATTTTAAAGTGCTTTACCCAACATTCTCTGACTATGATATTCGGTATTACATCTATGAGCTACTGAAG GCACTGGATTACTGTCACTCACAAGGCATCATGCATCGAGATGTGAAACCCCATAATGTAATGATTGATCATGAACAGCATAAGCTTCATCTTATAGACTGGGGCCTTGCAGAGTTCTATCATCCTGAGAAAGAATATAATGTCCGTGTTGCTTCAAG ATATTTTAAAGGTCCTGAGCTCCTTGTGGATTTGCAAGACTATGATTACTCCTTAGATTTGTGGAGCCTGGGTTGTATGTTTGCTGGAATG ATATTCCGCAAGGAGCCATTTTTCTATGGGCATGATAATCATGATCAGCTGGTGAAAATAGCCAAG GTACTGGGGACAGATGAATTAAATGCTTATCTCAACAAATACCGAATAGAGTTAGATCCTCAACTTGCAGCGCTTGTTGGAAG gcatagccggAAACCCTGGACGAAGTTCATTAatgttgaaaatcaacatttggCGGTTCCTGag GCTGTTGACTTCGTAGACAAGCTGCTACGATATGATCACCAAGAGAGGCCTACTGCAAAAGAAGCAATG GGCCATCCGTTTTTTTACCCAATAAGAAATGCAGAAAGCAGCAGAACTCGTACCCAGTAG